A part of Primulina eburnea isolate SZY01 chromosome 10, ASM2296580v1, whole genome shotgun sequence genomic DNA contains:
- the LOC140803972 gene encoding small ribosomal subunit protein uS8my-like, whose product MGRRILNDALRTIVNAEKRGFASAEINPISNGMASFLRIMKFRGYIKDFQVHDPQRVGRITVELLGRVKDCRALTYRQDMKSQDIEKYKTRALPTRQWGYVVITTPNGVLDHEEAIRQNVGGQVLGYFY is encoded by the exons ATGGGAAGAAGAATACTGAACGACGCCTTGAGAACCATCGTCAATGCCGAAAAGAGAGGTTTCGCTTCAGCTGAGATCAACCCCATCTCTAATGGCATGGCTTCTTTTCTTCGAATCATGAAATTTAGAG GGTACATTAAAGATTTTCAAGTGCATGATCCACAAAGGGTGGGGAGGATAACCGTTGAGCTACTGGGGAGGGTTAAAGATTGCCGTGCTCTCACGTATAGACAAGACATGAAGTCTCAGGACATCGAGAAATACAAAACCCGTGCTCTTCCAACACGCCAG TGGGGCTATGTCGTGATCACAACTCCAAATGGAGTCTTGGATCATGAGGAAGCAATTCGACAAAATGTTGGCGGCCAAGTGCTGGGATATTTTTACTAG